In Hypanus sabinus isolate sHypSab1 chromosome 17, sHypSab1.hap1, whole genome shotgun sequence, the following proteins share a genomic window:
- the LOC132406918 gene encoding uncharacterized protein LOC132406918 isoform X1, with protein sequence MYSTLLSRAPSLEMVLPRYLKLSMFRSCVSSMVMHGLDKEITSRIQKASQALGRLWVKVLQHKDIRLSTKLKVYNVVVVSSLLYGCETWTLYRRHVKQLEQFHNRALRSIMQIHWQDRISNLTVLDRANSTSIEAKVLKAQLRWTGHVIRMDESRMPRQLFYGELEQGNRARGRPRKRYKDNLKLNLKWAKLQPRDLEHTAADRSKWRNLCSKAANNFQAKSQERHREASAPAPTGGAPCPICNHICALDFGLRSHMRAHRR encoded by the coding sequence ATGTACTCCACGCTCTTATCAAGGGCACCGTCGCTGGAGATGGTACTCCCCAGGTATTTGAAGCTGTCAATGTTCCGTAGTTGTGTGTCATCAATGGTGATGCATGGCCTCGATAAAGAAATCACGtcaaggatccagaaagcaagccaGGCACTTGGAAGGCTCTGGGTCAAAGTTCTGCAGCATAAAGACATTCGCCTCTCCACTAAACTGAAGGTTTACAATGTTGTTGTGGTCTCATCACTTCTATATGGCTGTGAAACCTGGACACTGTATCGCAGACATGTCAAACAGCTTGAACAATTTCACAACCGCGCTCTGCGATCAATCATGCAAATCCACTGGCAAGACcgtatctccaacctgacagtcctgGACCGAGCCAATTCCACAAGCATTGAAGCCAAGGTTTTGAAGGCTCAGCTCAGATGGACCGGCCATGTGATCcgcatggatgagtccagaatgcCGCGTCAGTTGTTCTATggagaactggagcagggcaaccGTGCCCGAGGTcgcccaaggaagaggtacaaggacaacctcaagttaaaccttaagtgggccaaactccagccccgcgatctcgaacacactgctgctgatcggtccaagtggcgcaatctatgctccaaggcagcaaacaacttccaagccaagagtcaagaaagacacagggaggcgtccgctcctgccccaacaggcgGTGCTCCTTGCCCCATCTGCAACCATATCTGCGCTTTGGActtcggcctcaggagtcatatGCGTGCCCACAGACGTTGA